In Blautia wexlerae DSM 19850, a single window of DNA contains:
- a CDS encoding SAM-dependent methyltransferase translates to MFETLGEKAEEKAMVQFLERFTDYPFLVKFKNSEYPIGEGEPTFTVNFKETIPLAELLKSTSLALGEAYMRGDLDIEGNLYEALDHFLGQMSKFSTNESALKKIMFSSTSKKNQEKEVTSHYDIGNDFYKLWLDETMSYSCGYFIHDDDSLYQAQVNKVDYILKKLHLEEGMSLLDIGCGWGFLLIEAAQKYKVHGTGITLSHEQYTEFQKRIKDQGLEDYLTVELMDYRDLPKHNYQFDRVVSVGMLEHVGRDNYQLFLDCVEKVLKPGGLFLLHFISALKEHPGDPWIKKYIFPGGTVPSLREILNHMAEDNFHTLDIENLRLHYNKTLLHWEKNFRENIEKEKTMFDESFLRMWELYLSACAATFHNGIIDLHQILMTKGINNDLPMTRWY, encoded by the coding sequence ATGTTTGAGACATTAGGAGAAAAGGCTGAAGAAAAAGCAATGGTGCAATTCCTTGAACGCTTTACGGACTATCCATTTCTGGTAAAGTTCAAGAATTCCGAATATCCGATCGGAGAGGGAGAACCCACATTTACAGTAAATTTTAAGGAAACAATTCCTCTGGCCGAGCTGCTCAAAAGCACTTCCCTGGCATTAGGCGAGGCTTATATGCGGGGAGATCTGGATATTGAAGGAAATCTTTACGAGGCACTGGATCATTTTCTGGGACAGATGAGCAAATTTTCTACCAATGAATCTGCTCTGAAAAAGATCATGTTCAGTTCTACATCCAAAAAAAATCAGGAAAAGGAAGTCACCAGCCACTATGATATCGGAAATGATTTTTATAAATTATGGCTGGACGAAACCATGAGTTATTCCTGTGGCTACTTCATTCATGACGATGACTCTTTATATCAGGCACAGGTTAATAAAGTAGATTATATTCTGAAAAAATTACACCTGGAAGAAGGTATGAGTCTTCTTGATATCGGCTGCGGATGGGGTTTTCTGCTGATTGAGGCTGCCCAAAAATACAAAGTACATGGTACAGGAATCACTTTAAGCCACGAACAATATACAGAATTCCAAAAGCGCATCAAAGATCAGGGCCTGGAAGATTATCTTACAGTGGAACTGATGGATTACCGTGATCTGCCGAAACATAACTATCAGTTTGACCGGGTAGTCAGTGTGGGAATGCTGGAACATGTTGGCCGTGACAATTATCAGCTCTTCCTTGACTGTGTAGAGAAAGTTCTGAAACCGGGCGGATTATTCCTGCTTCATTTTATCAGTGCACTGAAAGAACATCCGGGTGATCCATGGATCAAGAAATATATCTTTCCAGGCGGAACCGTTCCCAGTCTGAGAGAAATCCTGAATCATATGGCAGAGGACAATTTCCACACTCTGGACATTGAAAATCTGCGTCTGCATTACAATAAAACTCTGCTCCACTGGGAAAAGAATTTCCGTGAGAATATAGAAAAGGAAAAGACCATGTTTGATGAATCCTTCCTGCGTATGTGGGAACTTTACCTGTCAGCATGTGCTGCAACCTTCCATAACGGAATTATTGATCTGCACCAGATTCTGATGACTAAAGGAATCAATAATGATCTGCCAATGACACGCTGGTATTAA
- a CDS encoding right-handed parallel beta-helix repeat-containing protein gives MIIYVDASVIQTGNGTKENPFKTIQEAAAKALPGDEVIVAPGLYREAVNPIHAGTADKRITYRSAIKGQAHITGSEAVKDWENVEGTVWKAVIPNGIFGNYNPFTTLVSGDWFIATFIAHTGDVYLNEKSMYEVTTLDKVKNPQKSTISWDPDFSVYTWYAEQNEANNQTIIYANFHEKDPNKENVEISVRRNCFYPESEGIGYITLSGFRISQAATQWAPPTAYQEGMVGPHWSKGWIIEDCEIYESKCSGISLGKYLQPENDNKWLKWKYKDGTQTERDCICQASYEGWDKEHIGSHIVRRCEIHDCGQTGIVGHLGGVFSVIEDNHIHHINNKQNLAGAEIGGIKMHAAIDVIFRRNHIHNCTRGLWLDWQAQGTRVTGNLFHDNALPNDFEAGDDAVTSVGEDIFVEVSHGPTLIDHNILLSDRALKIATQGVALVHNLICGGFVSVGIGTDNGAPDIPSPRYTPYHTKHGTQVAGFMTILHGDDRFYNNIFVQKPIRPCMQDLADLMGNNGNMWDECNVITGTFKFNGYPTFDEWNRQFEGYCGMGSETTGNCYYDHLPVWASGNLYFNGARAWEKETDAVTDAEHTVDISVEEKEDGWYLKTNLYDIIKEENDGIISTETLGMAFEPEQKYENPDGSPIIFNQDFFGNHRDVKTVAGPFTDKKASEQKLF, from the coding sequence ATGATTATTTACGTTGATGCATCCGTAATCCAGACCGGAAACGGAACAAAAGAAAATCCATTCAAAACTATTCAGGAAGCCGCCGCAAAGGCACTTCCGGGAGATGAAGTCATCGTTGCACCGGGATTATACCGCGAAGCTGTTAATCCGATTCACGCAGGAACCGCAGACAAGCGTATCACCTACCGTTCTGCAATAAAAGGACAGGCTCACATTACGGGAAGCGAAGCTGTCAAAGACTGGGAAAATGTAGAAGGCACTGTATGGAAAGCAGTCATTCCGAACGGAATCTTCGGTAATTATAACCCATTTACTACCCTGGTATCCGGAGATTGGTTTATCGCTACATTTATTGCTCATACAGGAGATGTATATCTGAATGAAAAATCCATGTATGAAGTAACCACTCTGGATAAAGTTAAAAATCCACAAAAAAGTACTATCTCATGGGATCCTGATTTCTCTGTATATACATGGTACGCAGAACAGAATGAAGCCAATAATCAGACCATTATTTATGCAAACTTCCATGAAAAAGATCCCAATAAAGAAAACGTTGAGATCAGTGTAAGAAGAAACTGCTTCTATCCGGAAAGTGAAGGAATCGGATATATCACTCTCTCCGGTTTCCGTATCAGTCAGGCTGCTACTCAGTGGGCTCCTCCTACTGCTTATCAGGAGGGAATGGTCGGTCCTCACTGGTCCAAAGGATGGATCATCGAAGACTGTGAAATCTATGAATCCAAATGCAGCGGTATTTCTCTTGGTAAATATCTGCAGCCTGAAAATGATAACAAATGGTTAAAATGGAAATACAAAGACGGAACTCAGACAGAACGCGACTGCATCTGCCAGGCTTCCTATGAAGGATGGGATAAAGAACACATCGGTTCCCATATTGTACGCAGATGTGAGATCCATGACTGCGGTCAGACAGGTATTGTAGGACATCTTGGAGGCGTATTCTCTGTTATTGAAGACAACCATATTCATCACATTAACAACAAGCAGAATCTGGCAGGAGCAGAGATCGGCGGTATCAAAATGCATGCTGCTATCGATGTTATTTTCCGCCGCAACCATATCCACAACTGCACCCGTGGTCTGTGGCTTGACTGGCAGGCACAGGGAACCCGCGTTACAGGAAATCTCTTCCATGACAATGCTCTTCCAAATGATTTCGAAGCAGGCGATGACGCTGTCACAAGCGTAGGAGAAGATATCTTCGTTGAGGTTTCTCATGGTCCGACATTGATCGACCACAATATCCTGCTGTCTGACCGTGCACTGAAAATTGCAACCCAGGGTGTTGCCCTTGTACATAACCTGATCTGCGGCGGCTTCGTTTCTGTTGGTATCGGTACAGACAACGGTGCACCTGATATTCCATCTCCGAGATATACTCCATATCACACCAAACACGGAACTCAGGTTGCAGGATTTATGACCATCCTTCATGGAGATGACAGATTCTACAACAACATCTTCGTTCAGAAACCGATCCGTCCTTGTATGCAGGATCTAGCTGATCTTATGGGTAACAATGGAAATATGTGGGATGAATGCAATGTGATCACAGGAACTTTCAAATTTAACGGATATCCAACCTTTGATGAATGGAACAGACAGTTCGAAGGTTACTGCGGAATGGGTTCTGAAACAACAGGCAACTGCTATTATGATCATCTTCCTGTATGGGCATCCGGCAATCTCTATTTCAATGGAGCACGTGCATGGGAAAAAGAAACAGATGCAGTCACAGATGCAGAACACACTGTAGATATCTCTGTTGAAGAGAAAGAAGATGGCTGGTATCTGAAGACCAACCTGTATGATATCATCAAAGAAGAAAACGACGGTATCATCTCAACTGAAACACTTGGTATGGCATTCGAACCGGAGCAGAAATACGAAAATCCTGACGGAAGCCCGATTATCTTTAATCAGGATTTCTTTGGAAATCACAGAGATGTCAAAACTGTCGCAGGACCATTTACGGATAAAAAAGCATCTGAGCAGAAGCTCTTTTAA
- a CDS encoding MATE family efflux transporter → MGMPTGLQFSITAIGSMVMQSANNGLGSTYVSAFTAAMKIKQFTMCPFDAIATSASVFCSQNLGAGQSDRIKKGLRCGIAVGILLIFAGHTLSMLFVGKSAVAVLDASAKYLRCMGFFYWSLGILNVARMVTQGLGYSGRAVFSGVTEMIARTVVCLGFVGTFGFTAICFADQTAWITATCYIFPTCLWCIRKSTKMLASIAVRVNNAS, encoded by the coding sequence ATGGGAATGCCTACGGGACTTCAGTTCTCCATCACAGCTATCGGAAGTATGGTCATGCAGTCTGCCAATAATGGACTTGGAAGCACTTATGTATCTGCATTTACGGCAGCAATGAAGATCAAGCAGTTTACCATGTGTCCGTTCGATGCTATCGCAACCTCTGCATCTGTATTCTGTAGCCAGAATCTTGGCGCAGGACAGTCTGACAGGATAAAAAAAGGTCTGCGCTGTGGTATTGCAGTAGGAATTTTACTGATTTTTGCAGGGCATACACTTTCTATGCTGTTTGTTGGAAAGAGTGCGGTGGCAGTTCTGGATGCCTCTGCCAAATACCTCAGATGTATGGGATTTTTCTACTGGAGTCTTGGTATTCTCAATGTCGCCCGTATGGTAACTCAAGGACTTGGATATTCAGGCAGAGCCGTTTTCTCCGGCGTAACAGAAATGATCGCCAGAACAGTTGTCTGTCTTGGATTTGTAGGAACTTTTGGCTTCACAGCCATCTGCTTCGCAGACCAGACGGCCTGGATCACAGCAACCTGCTATATTTTTCCGACATGCCTGTGGTGCATCCGAAAGTCTACAAAAATGCTTGCATCTATAGCAGTCCGAGTAAATAATGCATCATAA
- a CDS encoding polysaccharide biosynthesis C-terminal domain-containing protein, translated as MILTALCSVLCPQILHILSVPEDIYDNAYSYLLIIFLGIPFTILYNYLSSILRSVGDSRTPFIFLALSAVLNIFLDLFCIIVLRLGCAGAAIATISAQAISGILCLVFIIRKMKLLWLKKENRAIKGGCSKGASGNGNAYGTSVLHHSYRKYGHAVCQ; from the coding sequence GTGATCCTGACAGCATTATGCAGTGTTTTATGTCCTCAGATTTTGCATATTTTATCTGTACCAGAGGACATTTATGACAATGCATACAGCTATCTGCTGATTATTTTCCTGGGGATTCCCTTTACGATTTTATATAACTACCTGTCCAGTATTTTACGATCAGTGGGAGACAGCAGGACACCGTTTATATTTCTGGCGTTATCTGCTGTTCTGAACATTTTTCTGGATTTATTCTGTATTATAGTGCTGAGACTTGGATGTGCCGGAGCTGCTATTGCAACGATTTCTGCACAGGCGATCAGTGGGATTTTGTGCCTTGTTTTTATTATCCGCAAAATGAAACTTCTGTGGCTCAAGAAAGAAAACAGGGCAATAAAGGGGGGATGCAGTAAAGGAGCTTCTGGCAATGGGAATGCCTACGGGACTTCAGTTCTCCATCACAGCTATCGGAAGTATGGTCATGCAGTCTGCCAATAA
- a CDS encoding RNA-guided endonuclease TnpB family protein, which yields MRKINRAVKIRIYPNKEQITQIEKTIGCSRFLYNRMLADKIRYYQEEKKMLKNTPAGYKKEYPWLKEVDSLALANVQLNLEGAFRKFFREPGVGFPHYKSKKHSRKSYTTNMVNGNICLQDRFLKLPKMQPVKIKLHRMIPEGWKLKSVTVSREPSGKYFASLLFDCENQTAEKRQAEKFLGIDYAMHGMCVFSTGERAGYPMFYRNAEKKLAREQRKLSRCEKGSRNYQKQKKKVALYHEKIKNQRKDFQHKLSHSLAEEYDAVCVEDLNLKGIAGGLHFGKGIQDNGYGQFLSMLGYKLEERGKYLIKVDRYFASSKICSVCGHKKKELALSERTYLCECGNRMDRDVNAAINILEEGKRIYKKCA from the coding sequence GTGAGAAAGATAAATCGGGCAGTAAAAATAAGGATCTATCCAAATAAAGAACAGATAACCCAGATAGAGAAAACAATCGGCTGCAGCCGCTTTCTCTATAACCGGATGCTTGCGGATAAGATCCGTTATTATCAGGAAGAAAAAAAGATGCTGAAAAATACGCCGGCCGGATATAAAAAAGAATATCCATGGCTGAAAGAAGTGGATTCTCTTGCGCTGGCAAATGTACAGTTAAATCTGGAAGGGGCTTTCCGGAAATTTTTCCGGGAACCGGGAGTGGGATTTCCGCATTATAAATCAAAAAAACATTCGCGGAAATCCTATACAACGAATATGGTAAATGGGAATATCTGTCTGCAGGACAGGTTCCTGAAGCTGCCAAAGATGCAGCCGGTAAAAATAAAACTCCACCGTATGATCCCGGAGGGATGGAAGCTGAAATCAGTGACTGTGAGCAGGGAACCGTCCGGGAAATATTTTGCCAGCCTGCTGTTCGATTGTGAAAACCAAACAGCGGAGAAAAGACAGGCGGAAAAATTTCTGGGGATCGATTATGCCATGCATGGGATGTGTGTATTTTCCACCGGTGAAAGGGCCGGATATCCCATGTTTTACCGGAATGCGGAGAAAAAACTTGCCCGGGAACAGAGAAAGCTTTCCAGATGTGAAAAGGGCAGCCGTAACTATCAGAAACAGAAGAAAAAGGTTGCATTATATCATGAAAAGATAAAGAACCAGAGGAAGGATTTCCAGCATAAGCTCAGTCACAGCCTTGCAGAAGAATATGACGCGGTATGTGTGGAGGATCTGAACCTGAAGGGGATAGCCGGAGGCCTGCATTTCGGAAAAGGGATACAGGATAACGGATACGGTCAGTTCCTTTCCATGCTTGGATATAAGCTGGAAGAACGTGGAAAATATCTGATAAAAGTAGACAGATATTTTGCATCCAGCAAGATATGCAGTGTATGCGGGCATAAAAAGAAAGAGCTGGCATTATCAGAACGGACATACCTGTGCGAATGTGGAAACCGGATGGACCGGGATGTGAATGCGGCGATCAATATTCTGGAAGAAGGAAAAAGAATATATAAAAAATGTGCATAA
- a CDS encoding MATE family efflux transporter: MTTSMIKGNPLKLMLQFALPLLLGNLLQQTYNIIDAAIVGQILGAKALASVGASSSIQFLVLGFCMGSCTGFGVPVAKYFGAEKIEKMRDYIFNNRSKNSLTSIGTLLKNYFYTHYIVD; this comes from the coding sequence ATGACCACATCTATGATAAAAGGGAATCCGCTGAAACTGATGCTGCAGTTTGCGCTTCCTTTATTATTAGGAAATTTGCTGCAACAGACTTATAATATTATTGACGCTGCGATCGTAGGACAGATCCTTGGCGCAAAAGCGCTGGCAAGTGTAGGAGCCAGCAGCAGTATTCAGTTTCTGGTACTGGGATTCTGCATGGGAAGCTGTACAGGGTTTGGTGTTCCTGTAGCTAAATATTTTGGCGCAGAGAAAATAGAAAAAATGCGGGATTATATCTTTAACAACCGTAGCAAGAATTCCCTCACCTCTATAGGGACGCTACTGAAAAACTATTTTTATACACATTATATAGTAGATTAA
- a CDS encoding carbohydrate ABC transporter permease, which translates to MKKSSMKFSAAFSKFMFYFGNIVIGIIFVSPLIWMISASLKPESQIFANMNSLKTFFPVSASFNNYVEVFTRMNLPQVFKNTLLYIALILVLDLLVNSMCGYALAKFEFKGKGAIMNLVVALMVLPMEAIMLPLYIEMSQLGWVNTLAALVIPFVAKCFSIYMFRQFFCDIPDDLIEAAAIDGCRPAGTFFKIVMPISKTVYATVFILDFVAHWNDFMWPFLVMTGEDKRTIQLAVQSFFGTQPVHYSAIMAALVISAIPMIIMFIFMQKYYVEGIASSGIKG; encoded by the coding sequence ATGAAAAAATCATCAATGAAATTTTCTGCGGCTTTTTCCAAATTTATGTTTTATTTTGGAAATATTGTCATAGGTATTATCTTTGTTTCTCCTCTGATCTGGATGATTTCCGCGTCTCTGAAACCGGAATCTCAGATTTTTGCAAATATGAACTCCCTGAAAACATTCTTTCCGGTATCGGCTTCTTTTAATAACTATGTAGAAGTATTTACCAGAATGAATCTTCCTCAGGTATTTAAGAACACCTTGCTTTACATTGCACTCATCCTGGTTCTTGATCTGCTTGTAAACTCCATGTGTGGTTATGCGCTTGCAAAATTTGAGTTCAAAGGAAAAGGCGCGATCATGAATCTGGTAGTAGCCCTGATGGTACTTCCGATGGAAGCAATCATGCTTCCGTTATATATTGAAATGTCACAGCTTGGCTGGGTAAATACACTTGCAGCACTGGTAATTCCTTTTGTAGCAAAATGTTTCTCCATCTATATGTTCCGTCAGTTTTTCTGTGATATTCCAGATGATCTGATCGAGGCGGCTGCAATTGATGGATGTCGTCCGGCAGGAACTTTCTTCAAGATTGTTATGCCGATTTCCAAGACTGTATATGCAACTGTATTTATCCTTGATTTCGTCGCTCACTGGAATGACTTTATGTGGCCATTCCTGGTTATGACCGGTGAAGACAAGCGTACGATCCAGCTCGCAGTTCAGTCCTTCTTCGGAACACAGCCTGTACATTATAGTGCAATCATGGCAGCACTGGTAATCTCTGCAATCCCGATGATCATCATGTTCATCTTCATGCAGAAATATTATGTAGAAGGTATTGCATCTTCCGGTATTAAAGGCTAA
- a CDS encoding carbohydrate ABC transporter permease, translated as MAKTKLTGRKRDERITAYAFTAPAVILLIAFLVVPMIYTVYYSGFKYQIMRPDAIKMIGIENYQKLFQDKNFWMALKNTVYFTVVVVPVQCILALGLALLVSKKFRGVAIFRTMYFSPQLTSMVVISVLWSVLYNANPSTGLINSLLVSLGMDPINFLSNEHTAMNSIIFMSAWQGAGYQMMIFLAGLQGIPKDQYEAASVDGANKWNQFLFITLPGLKGTIKYVIMITMIQAMKLFTQPYIMTQGGPKNSTKTLVYYIYTQGFQKGNFGYACSIATVFFVIVVAMSLLMKKVTTATD; from the coding sequence ATGGCTAAGACGAAGCTGACAGGCAGAAAACGTGACGAGAGAATCACTGCATATGCATTTACTGCTCCGGCAGTTATCCTTCTGATCGCATTTCTGGTTGTACCGATGATCTATACCGTTTACTATTCCGGATTTAAATATCAGATTATGAGACCGGATGCCATAAAGATGATTGGTATTGAAAACTATCAGAAACTGTTCCAGGATAAAAACTTCTGGATGGCTCTGAAAAATACTGTATATTTCACAGTAGTTGTTGTACCTGTACAGTGTATACTGGCACTTGGACTGGCGCTTCTGGTTTCAAAGAAATTCCGCGGAGTCGCAATATTCAGAACAATGTATTTTAGTCCACAGTTAACCTCCATGGTTGTTATCTCTGTTCTGTGGTCAGTACTTTACAATGCAAATCCAAGCACTGGTCTTATTAATTCTCTGCTGGTATCACTGGGAATGGATCCTATTAATTTCCTGAGCAATGAGCATACAGCCATGAACTCCATTATCTTCATGTCTGCATGGCAGGGCGCAGGTTATCAGATGATGATTTTCCTGGCAGGTCTTCAGGGAATTCCGAAAGATCAGTATGAGGCAGCATCTGTAGATGGTGCAAACAAATGGAATCAGTTCCTGTTTATCACACTTCCGGGACTGAAAGGAACTATAAAATATGTTATTATGATCACTATGATCCAGGCAATGAAGCTGTTCACACAGCCATATATCATGACACAGGGCGGACCAAAGAACTCCACCAAAACTCTGGTATATTACATTTATACACAGGGCTTCCAGAAAGGTAACTTTGGTTATGCCTGCTCAATCGCAACTGTATTCTTCGTTATTGTTGTGGCAATGTCACTGTTAATGAAGAAAGTAACTACTGCAACTGATTAA
- a CDS encoding ABC transporter substrate-binding protein codes for MKKRMSVILALTMAATTMFSAVPAMAKDGDVVNITIWSPTDREQVEAWWTEKLAEWNEANPNIQVSREAIDRSDSYAYDNKIATAVTSNDLPDIFYVDGPQVSYYAANGISIPLSDYFTEDDLSDFVPSSIAQNTYDGQLYAIGATESSVAFYYNKDYLKECGVDTDDLDSRTLDNPITWDEMAEIAEKCTTDNYVGAHIIMDHGEGLPYALEPMYISEGKDYISEDGKEADGYVNSEEAVKTTSYLADLIAKGYANIEPITDEFLNGACATMLGGSWEVATLEANADFDWGVTYYPVSETGTAVSPCGDWAAAVSKDCENPDAAGEFLQWLMNSENVATYAAAIAKPATRNSAYDEEAMADYKEGARALMVEQLNNTAVPRPRTPSYATFSSAYAEAMTNILSDAATNGEVDDDYIQSELDTVAETFTEDYETYYAE; via the coding sequence ATGAAAAAAAGAATGAGCGTAATTCTGGCACTCACAATGGCGGCAACTACAATGTTCAGTGCAGTACCGGCAATGGCAAAAGATGGTGATGTAGTAAACATTACAATCTGGAGCCCGACAGACAGAGAACAGGTAGAGGCATGGTGGACTGAGAAGCTTGCAGAGTGGAACGAAGCAAACCCGAATATCCAGGTCTCACGTGAAGCAATCGACCGTTCCGATTCCTATGCATATGATAACAAAATTGCTACAGCAGTAACATCCAATGACCTTCCGGATATCTTCTATGTAGACGGACCGCAGGTTTCCTACTATGCAGCAAACGGAATCAGCATTCCGCTGAGTGATTATTTTACAGAGGATGATCTTTCTGATTTCGTTCCTTCATCCATTGCCCAGAATACCTATGACGGACAGTTATATGCAATCGGTGCAACAGAATCTTCTGTAGCATTCTATTACAATAAAGATTATCTCAAAGAGTGCGGTGTTGATACAGATGACCTTGATTCCCGTACATTAGACAACCCGATCACATGGGATGAGATGGCAGAGATCGCTGAAAAGTGTACAACAGATAATTATGTGGGAGCACACATTATCATGGATCATGGTGAAGGTCTTCCATATGCATTAGAGCCAATGTATATCTCTGAAGGAAAAGACTACATCAGCGAGGATGGTAAGGAAGCTGACGGATATGTAAACAGCGAAGAAGCAGTAAAAACAACTTCTTACCTTGCAGATCTTATTGCAAAAGGATATGCAAACATTGAGCCGATCACAGACGAGTTCTTAAACGGTGCATGTGCAACAATGCTTGGTGGTTCATGGGAAGTTGCAACTCTGGAAGCAAATGCAGATTTTGACTGGGGTGTAACATACTATCCGGTATCTGAAACAGGTACAGCAGTTTCTCCTTGTGGTGACTGGGCAGCAGCAGTAAGCAAGGACTGTGAGAATCCGGATGCAGCAGGCGAATTCCTTCAGTGGCTGATGAACAGCGAAAATGTAGCAACTTATGCAGCTGCAATCGCAAAACCTGCAACACGTAACTCTGCTTATGATGAAGAAGCAATGGCTGATTACAAAGAAGGAGCACGTGCACTTATGGTTGAACAGCTGAACAACACAGCAGTTCCGCGTCCAAGAACACCTTCCTATGCAACATTCTCTTCTGCATATGCTGAAGCAATGACAAATATCCTCTCTGATGCAGCTACAAACGGAGAAGTTGATGATGATTATATCCAGTCTGAACTTGATACAGTAGCAGAAACATTCACAGAAGATTACGAAACATACTACGCTGAATAA
- a CDS encoding glycoside hydrolase family 32 protein, giving the protein MYTGNYECLELFVKPDEGKKGSVLLKNVKESTTETKEPKHIYGNWIKFPVSRNTEYEISTQDCTITFAYLSECENIMENGICVLDTTDNYKEMNKEEFLHFIDTPYREQYHFSPVVNWNNDPNGLCWFKGYYHLFYQMNPFGQEWNNMYWGHAASKDLVHWTHLPVVLEPQEEILDNLAIKGGAFSGSALPMGDEVYFYLTRHIGPQDDGWDTIQYQTMTKSSDMIHFEPEKEIIREKPEGTNYDFRDPKAIKIGEKYYIVLGACVDEKGTFLLYESEDAENWKYRCPLITEETKIRTIECPDFFPLDDKYVAMGAWMSHYDEYGRFQQCRYYVGDWNGDAMDVHTQQWVDFGSNCYAAQSFQHEDRRILIGWISDFYGEHIATEPGAYGSMTLPRELHVKNEHVYTKPVEEVYTLLGDIVYEGTGSEIKVGSIADNRYYASVSFEETGDFNILLGQDGDKSISLTAEGGKVFFKMTGVKSDKVQFVSSVEKCRNAEIFVDGRTIEVYLNDGEDAGTRLFYNSSSQGIFCLNSDKEAQVKICEMKSIWK; this is encoded by the coding sequence ATGTACACAGGAAATTATGAGTGTCTGGAATTATTTGTAAAACCGGATGAAGGCAAAAAAGGCAGTGTGCTCCTGAAAAATGTAAAAGAAAGCACAACAGAGACAAAAGAACCGAAACATATCTATGGAAACTGGATCAAATTTCCGGTAAGCAGAAATACAGAATATGAAATCTCAACACAGGATTGCACAATAACGTTTGCTTATTTAAGCGAATGTGAAAACATTATGGAAAATGGAATCTGTGTGCTGGATACTACAGACAATTATAAAGAAATGAATAAAGAAGAGTTCCTTCATTTCATAGATACTCCATATAGAGAACAGTATCATTTTTCGCCGGTTGTGAACTGGAATAATGATCCTAACGGACTTTGCTGGTTTAAGGGCTATTATCACCTTTTCTATCAGATGAATCCTTTTGGACAGGAGTGGAATAATATGTACTGGGGACATGCAGCAAGTAAGGATCTGGTGCATTGGACACATCTTCCGGTTGTATTAGAGCCTCAGGAAGAAATTCTGGATAATCTTGCGATTAAAGGAGGTGCTTTCTCCGGAAGTGCACTTCCGATGGGAGATGAGGTGTACTTCTATCTCACAAGACATATCGGACCGCAGGATGACGGATGGGACACTATTCAGTATCAGACAATGACAAAGAGTAGCGATATGATCCATTTTGAGCCGGAAAAAGAGATTATCAGGGAGAAACCGGAAGGTACTAACTATGATTTCCGCGATCCGAAAGCAATTAAGATCGGTGAGAAGTATTATATTGTATTAGGTGCATGCGTAGATGAAAAAGGAACATTTCTTCTGTATGAATCTGAGGATGCAGAGAACTGGAAGTACAGATGTCCTCTGATCACAGAGGAAACAAAGATCAGAACCATAGAGTGTCCCGACTTTTTCCCGCTGGATGATAAATATGTAGCTATGGGCGCATGGATGAGTCATTATGATGAATACGGAAGATTCCAGCAGTGCAGATATTATGTGGGAGACTGGAATGGTGATGCAATGGATGTCCATACACAGCAGTGGGTGGATTTTGGAAGCAACTGCTATGCAGCGCAGAGCTTTCAGCATGAAGACCGTAGGATCCTGATCGGTTGGATCAGTGATTTCTATGGAGAGCATATTGCTACAGAGCCGGGAGCTTATGGAAGCATGACTCTGCCAAGAGAGCTCCATGTGAAGAATGAACATGTATATACAAAACCTGTAGAGGAAGTTTATACTCTTCTGGGTGATATAGTATATGAAGGCACAGGCAGTGAGATTAAAGTCGGCTCCATTGCAGATAACAGATATTATGCATCTGTATCATTTGAAGAAACAGGAGATTTCAACATTCTTCTTGGTCAGGATGGGGATAAATCCATCAGTCTGACTGCAGAAGGGGGAAAAGTATTCTTCAAAATGACAGGTGTGAAGAGCGATAAGGTACAGTTTGTTTCTTCTGTGGAGAAATGCAGAAATGCAGAAATTTTTGTAGACGGAAGAACAATTGAGGTATATTTAAATGATGGAGAAGATGCAGGAACCAGACTGTTTTACAATAGCAGCAGCCAGGGAATCTTCTGTCTGAACAGTGATAAAGAAGCGCAGGTTAAAATCTGTGAAATGAAATCCATCTGGAAATAA